The Lactuca sativa cultivar Salinas chromosome 2, Lsat_Salinas_v11, whole genome shotgun sequence genome includes a window with the following:
- the LOC111917507 gene encoding rho GTPase-activating protein 5 — protein sequence MTEVLHSPSSSSSSMQTHHDTALFQYVNQESEESVDRVSRVTDCQEDDDEDDELNVRRERDNQQLSLLALLFTLFRKSFWVAASCKTTATEEQQDLSAMEIGWPTNVRHVAHVTFDRFNGFLGLPVEFEPEVPRRAPSASATVFGVSTESMQLSHDFRGNSIPTILLLMQHRLYSQGGLQAEGVFRINAENSQEEHLRNQLNSGVVPNGIDVHCLAGLIKAWFRELPRGVLDPLSPERVMQCESEEDCGALVRLLPLTEAALLDWAVNLMADVVQQQHFNKMNAHNIAMVFAPNMTQMADPLTALMYAVQVMKFLKTLVTKTLRQRQDSLLEPSASPPDENDHHHHHHHGPPCLRHSHEGEKEVDSSGSDSVLLDNVTDDDHLSCSTSTEESYGTGFCETPVAEKSKGIVNLSSITALMERIETWR from the exons ATGACAGAGGTCCTCCATtctccatcttcatcttcttcttctatgcAAACCCACCATGACACTGCATTGTTTCAGTATGTAAATCAAGAATCGGAAGAATCAGTAGACAGGGTTTCTAGGGTTACCGATTGCCAAGAAGATGACGACGAAGACGATGAATTGAATGTTCGAAGAGAAAGGGATAATCAACAGCTGTCGTTATTGGCACTTTTGTTTACCCTATTCAGGAAATCTTTCTGGGTTGCTGCTTCTTGCAAGACCACAGCTACAGAAGAGCAGCAAGATCTTTCTGCTATGGAGATTGGATGGCCCACTAATGTGCGCCATGTAGCGCATGTTACCTTCGATCGGTTCAATGGGTTCTTGGGTCTTCCTGTTGAGTTTGAACCTGAAGTTCCCAGAAGAGCCCCTAGTGCAAG TGCTACAGTGTTTGGTGTTTCCACTGAATCAATGCAGTTATCACACGACTTCAGAGGCAACAGTATTCCAACAATCCTCTTGCTCATGCAGCATCGCTTGTATAGTCAGGGTGGCTTACAG GCTGAAGGTGTTTTTAGAATCAATGCAGAGAATAGTCAAGAAGAACATTTGAGGAATCAGTTGAATAGTGGAGTGGTTCCAAATGGTATTGATGTACATTGTTTGGCTGGTCTTATTAAG GCATGGTTTAGAGAGCTACCGAGGGGAGTGTTGGACCCACTTTCACCTGAGCGGGTAATGCAGTGTGAGTCGGAGGAAGATTGTGGTGCCCTGGTCAGGCTCCTACCCCTGACCGAAGCTGCCCTACTTGATTGGGCAGTTAATCTCATGGCTGATGTTgtccaacaacaacattttaacaaaatgaatgcTCACAACATTGCCATGGTTTTTGCACCCAACATGACACag ATGGCAGATCCACTGACAGCTTTGATGTATGCAGTCCAAGTAATGAAGTTTTTAAAAACCCTCGTCACAAAAACCCTCCGTCAAAGACAAGATTCACTTCTGGAACCCTCTGCAAGTCCGCCAGATGAGaacgaccaccaccaccaccaccaccacgggCCGCCATGTCTCCGCCACAGCCACGAGGGAGAAAAGGAGGTGGATTCTAGCGGCTCTGATTCTGTTTTGTTGGATAATGTAACGGATGATGATCATCTCAGCTGCTCAACCTCCACTGAAGAATCTTATGGAACTGGGTTTTGTGAAACTCCCGTGGCGGAGAAGAGCAAAGGGATTGTGAATCTGAGCTCGATCACCGCGTTGATGGAGAGGATTGAGACGTGGCGGTGA
- the LOC111917506 gene encoding protein FAF-like, chloroplastic yields the protein MAACGSLQHIFDKPSPLETPKASIDDSWKRINPNKAIDDMFSELHFNEKNDLRPSTNHYQCTSVGMNSESLSMCTEGLGFESFDDVVEDMKEKQDVHIDHQRKQQQQEERTTKHAVSEMLSGDQSKRSRIKGMEFPPPISSIGISGKPWVYLESFRSNGRFILKEVKIPTQELLHACREDGRLKLQFIQSDGEALNEEDDDEERKNGGEVRNNGDGT from the coding sequence ATGGCTGCCTGTGGAAGCCTTCAACATATCTTTGATAAGCCATCGCCATTAGAGACCCCAAAAGCTTCCATTGATGATTCATGGAAACGCATCAATCCCAATAAAGCCATTGACGATATGTTCAGTGAGCTTCATTTCAATGAGAAAAACGATTTACGTCCATCCACCAACCATTATCAATGCACGAGTGTTGGCATGAATTCAGAAAGCTTATCCATGTGCACCGAAGGCCTTGGTTTTGAAAGCTTTGATGACGTGGTtgaagatatgaaagaaaaaCAAGATGTTCATATTGATCATCAACGTAAACAACAACAACAGGAGGAAAGAACGACAAAGCATGCAGTATCAGAGATGTTATCAGGTGATCAGTCGAAGAGGTCgaggataaaaggaatggaatTCCCTCCACCAATTTCTTCTATTGGAATCAGTGGGAAGCCATGGGTGTATCTTGAATCTTTTCGTAGCAATGGAAGGTTTATTCTTAAGGAGGTAAAGATCCCGACTCAAGAACTCTTGCATGCATGTCGAGAAGATGGAAGATTGAAGTTGCAGTTTATTCAGTCTGATGGTGAAGCATTAAATGAAGAAGACGATGATGAAGAGAGAAAAAATGGAGGTGAAGTCCGTAACAATGGTGATGGTACATGA
- the LOC111917505 gene encoding uncharacterized protein At2g27730, mitochondrial yields the protein MAAKQAFRYMSRRLSSSGKILSEEEKAAENVYIKKVEKEKLEKLARKAQADATSATSGGGGGGGGGGGEAKGSGPAIGVSEDKNRNYAVIAGVVTAVGALGWYLKSKNKKSEDLHD from the exons ATGGCAGCAAAGCAGGCATTTCGATACATGTCTCGAAGGCTCTCAAGCAGTGGAAAAATACTAAGTGAGGAGGAAAAAGCTGCAGAGAATGTCTACATCAAG AAAGTCGAGAAAGAGAAGTTGGAAAAGCTTGCACGCAAG GCCCAAGCAGATGCCACATCAGCAACctccggtggtggtggtggtggtggtgggggtggGGGTGAAGCAAAAGGAAGTGGGCCCGCTATTGGAGTATCAGAAGACAAGAACAGGAACTATGCGGTTATAGCTGGTGTTGTGACAGCTGTTGGAGCACTTGGATGGTACCTTAAGTCAAAGAACAAGAAATCTGAGGATCTCCATGACTGA